The window GCTTATGATGAGTGGCGGCAGAAGATATACGATGAGACCGACAACGCAAAAAGAAAGCAGCTGTTAAACGATTATCAGGTTTTTGTATTTGAAAATGCACCATTTATCCCTCTCTGGCACTCCGGAACCATTTTTGTCCAGTCCCAGACCATTGAGAATGTGGATTACGAAGCTGCCGGCATGTGCAATGATAATGTATGGGAATGGGTGAAAAAATAGTAAGGAGCAGACCATGTGGAGGTACATTGTCAAAAGGATATTAACTGGCATTCCCATATTTATTGGAATTACAGCAGTTGTTTACATACTGATGAGCCTGGCTCCGGGAAGTGCGCTGGACATTCTGACAGACAGTGATACCAAGCTGAGTGCAGAACAGTATAATGATTTAAAGGCTTCCTTAGGGCTTGATAAGCCGGTGGCTGTACGATACCTTATCTGGCTGGGAGATTTTCTGAAAGGAGATCTGGGTGTGTCTTACCGGAGCAATCAGGAAGTATCCCTGATCATATCCCAAAGAATATTTCCCTCCCTGCTGCTTACGGGGACAGGAGTTTTTTTCGCGGTCCTGCTGGGGATTCCCATTGGGATCATGGCCGCATATAAACCTTATACCAAGTGGGATTCTGTTTCTTCTTTTCTGGCGCTGGCAGGAGCTACGCTGCCTGGTTTTTTTATCAGTATTTTAGGAATTTATATTTTCAGCATGAAGCTTGGAATGCTTCCTTCAAAAGGCATGTATCAGGTTTCCGATAGAAGTATTCCTGATTATGCGATTCATTTGATAATGCCTGCTTCCGTGATCTGCCTTGGTTCAATAGGAGGCCTGATCAAGCAGACAAGAGGGGCCTGCCTGGAAGTATTCAATGAGGAATATATGAAAACAGCCAGGTCAAAAGGAATCAGTGAATGGAACGTAATTATAAGGCATGGGCTGCGCAACGCACTGATTCCTGTGGTGACTGCCGTGCTTCTTGAGATCCCACATATCATAGGAGGCTCAACCATAACGGAACAGATCTTTGGCTGGCCGGGGATCGGGAGCCTGATGATTGCCTCCATCAGCAACAGAGATTATCCGGTCGTTATGGGGATCGCCGTTCTGATTGCAACGGCTGTTTTAATAACCAACATAATTCTGGATATTTTGTACGGTTTACTGGACCCCAGGATTACTTATGGTTAAACAGGAAAGGGTGTTAATTATGGCATTTAGAAAAAATGGCAGGCAGACGGCTCTTTTTCAAAGCTTTAAAAAAAATAAAAGGGCGATGCTCGGGCTGTGCTATATTCTGGCAGAGATTGGGGTGGTTGTACTTTTTCCTCTGATCTTTCGCATGGATCCGTACATCAGCGACGGGGAGGCTGGCTTTTTGTCA of the Lacrimispora indolis DSM 755 genome contains:
- a CDS encoding ABC transporter permease — its product is MWRYIVKRILTGIPIFIGITAVVYILMSLAPGSALDILTDSDTKLSAEQYNDLKASLGLDKPVAVRYLIWLGDFLKGDLGVSYRSNQEVSLIISQRIFPSLLLTGTGVFFAVLLGIPIGIMAAYKPYTKWDSVSSFLALAGATLPGFFISILGIYIFSMKLGMLPSKGMYQVSDRSIPDYAIHLIMPASVICLGSIGGLIKQTRGACLEVFNEEYMKTARSKGISEWNVIIRHGLRNALIPVVTAVLLEIPHIIGGSTITEQIFGWPGIGSLMIASISNRDYPVVMGIAVLIATAVLITNIILDILYGLLDPRITYG